The genomic segment AATAACTTTAGCTATATATTTGATACTTGCtttaagggggagatttatcaaatgtcgaggtgaattttagaatgaaaaaaatttgaattttgaactattttttgtgtacttcgactagggaatagtccaaattcaattcgaatttgaaaaattcaacttcgaccattcgccatctaaaacctgccgattttagaacctatttggagtcaattggtggactttgaaaagtcaaagtttttttgggaaaaacttagaatcgaatttgattgattgtgctattccttagattcatatgatttgaattcggccgaatacagacctattcgatcgaaaatggacctattcatccaaaagaaacttcgacttaatttcagttggttgttttgaattcaaagttttttcaattcgaaattcgaccctcgataaatatgcccctatgtgttcatGCTCCTGATTGGAGACTAAAATGCCAAGTCAAGCTGTCAGAAATTGTGGTTGTCAAACTTGCTGTGCAGCTGTGccttttcagtacaggtatggaggAGAAGTGTTGTTCTGGTGGGTTCATTTGGCGCAGCTGGGAAGAATTAGTAGAGTTGTTCATGGGCCCTATGATAAATTCATGATTTTGCACTATAGGGATGCTCCCAATTTTTGGGTTTCCATTACTGTGTAAATATGATGAATATGTATAAGCtataatttttgctgttttggtaGAACTGGTTTGGTAGATTCttcaataatacaaatatttttctctGAGACAGAacttgtttgtttgctttttaggGAGTAATTTGTTGCTGACTTGTAAGAAATCCCAGAGAAGTTCAAAATGATATTATCTTTAATGACATAATTGCACTTTTGAGATTTGATATTGTACTCTGCTAATTGACACTGTGATTTATAAGACGTGTCCCTTTCAGCATTTCAAAATGAAGGTAAGGCATTTGACTGTTTTACAGACAAAGGTTGGGTTTATTGGTTTTATTGTGCCACTGGCAAACAGTGACATATTTAATGCACTTTGAAAACCTACAGAAGCTTTCCTATTGCACAACATaattaataaggggcagatttattatagatCATACTAGGGAATCTtgattttgttaaaaattttcctgacagtctgaaaaaaaaaatgttttcaactgaaacatttatcaaaagCTTATACTTATGTGAGTTCATTGCAAAGTGTTTGTCAAATTCTGCACTgcaaacaaaagaaatacaaatgtttataCCATAGCATCGTCAATAAATTTAACCCCAATTGTATATGCAGGTTGTGTATGAAGGTCTCTATCCAATGCTACACATTTGAAAGACCCCTCCTAAAATATCTGTAGTCAAACATTCAGAGAGGGATGTAACACTGATTACCTTGGCTGAAACTTAAAATTACATATGTTATTATTTTAacaatatattgaaaaataagACCATAAAATAGGTAATATATTTGGAATTTAAATTATGTTCTATTTTCTTGGGTTTTATATCCACTTTAGCTCATACAGTTATAGCCCTCTCCTTCTGTTTTATATTATGCCTCTTGTTTGTTCATATAAAACTGCATAAAAGTTAATCACTTTTTCtgaaatctatttatttatattgaatcTATTGAAAAGTTAAAAGTGGTGATATTAATGAAGGTTTGTATTTTGATGTATAGAACATGTAGATTATTTTTCATAACTAAACCTGTTCAGTAATGTAACTCATTAAAGTGAAAGGACTGAGGAGTAAATAGTGAGGGTGGGGGGTAGCTATTTCATGAGGCTATTACTGAAACAAGTGGATTGAGAAATTCTTATTAGCACCTTAAGAAGATGCTCTTGGTCTTATCTCAGTTGAGTTTTCTCAGTTTCAAACTATACACCAAGAAACCCATACTTTGCCTAGCACCTTACTTTAAAAGCAAAGCATTGAAGTTTACATTGGCTGAAACAATGCTCTGGTAGCAGCCTTTGAAAAGGCCTCTCTGAATTTTCAAGAATTTGCTGTCAGCTCAAGACCATCCCTCTACCTGAAGGCTATTATTTGCACAAATGTATTTGTGAGAAAAACTGCTTTGAGGTGAgaattatataactttttatCTCTCTCTGTAAGAAATCGTTAAAATTAGACCTCCATTCTTCTAATCTATTTGGATGCTCTTTTGTCTGCTGGCAGGATCCATTGGTAAATAAGGCATCAGAAAATGTacgtatttatgtatgtatgtatgttattgctcccttgtatatatatatatatacatagttattaAATCTCCCCTTTCTCCAGTGTAAACTTGGCTAACCTTTTCCTTATATCTGAGATGCTCCATTTCATTATCAgacattttttctaaaattccATTATTATCCCTTTTAAGTATGGGataccaaaactgcactgtaaattgtagatgtggccttaccagtgctttgtaaaaagGACAAAACACCTTGTTCTCCTATGGCCGTCCCTGGTGCCAATTGCCATTGTTTACTACAGCTGATTTTATTATTCACAAGTACCCAGGCCGATCTCCACCTCTTGCATAActtaggaaatacattttttaaaaatttactcTTGGAGTCATtaattaaaatactaaataaatactaaataaattgGACCCAATACAGAATGTGTGGCACCCCAGTAAGAGCCCTGTGAGAATGTTCTAATCacccactatatacagtataatctttTAGGCCattttctatccaggtacaaacacCATAACCTATGATTAACTGCCTGAGTGAACAAAAAGAGTAAGGCTGTGTTTGGTCACTCCTTGCctgaaataaaaatttgcagtTACTTTACTTTGCCTGtcatgggatctgtgagtgcatTCTGCTTTATTCATGGTCAAACACAATTACCGACATCAACATATACTTTATAAAGAAAAAGCAATCTACTGTCCAGTTTCctacttacttcatcataaaaagcaattacatttattgaaCATGTGTCTTTTATAAAGTCATGTTAATAACTACTTATAGTACCATTCTTCAGAACATActcttgaatgtgatcccttaaagtgatactgacacagaAAAAAACTACtcatcaaaatattaatttaaagcatTAAAAGTTGTGTATAGGTCATGCTGATATTTTGTCACTGATAGGGcagcttttgtaagtaattgttgctTGAGGTTCCCAATGCTAATGggctattgctgcacaaatatgatagacccctcatagaggaacatgggggagcagaaaggtaatgtaaaagcatcagacaagttattttatgacaaaattataaatagcatgcaaagattatgaaatgatatatgtaaaaatgtcatttaatttctggtgttttgttgataataaaaaaaatggtgaggCTACAACTGAATTATGTTCTATAAGTTCTCAACCATGTGTTTCTTTAGGCCCAGGCCCATGCTCACATTAATGTGTTGAGCCATTAATGAGTTGTATTGTTTCATTAATAACTTATTAAGCACATTTGTTTGTGCTGTTTTGTAACCAAAATATCTCAATTTCTACTGGAGCCAACCTCTGTCTGCATacttaaaaaagatttttgcaatttttcctTCTTGACCATTGTTTTGGAacacttagaggcctatttacttacaattgaattttattttttttccaaaatctctaaaaaaaaaatccccattttttaaaactgtaaaatttatgatttatttaaggGTTGTTCCTTATATAAAGGAAATTAATATAAATCAAGGCAAAAACTTTTAAGTTACAAGCCAGAGGGACAGACAGTTCCTGAAATTTAAAGTAGGTGTTGAcccaatgtatatttgtatttgcaaCAAACATTACGTGAGATGATTTTATGGTCACAATTCCCAAGGTGGttagtaaatgtatatatgtgtaatcTTTAGAAAGACTTGTTTAGCATATATGATATTCTTACAATAGCACCCTAGTGACAAAACttatcttgtttttttaacagaCAGCTTGAAAATGAACAATGACACAGTAACAGAATTTATCCTTCTTGGCCTTTCAAATGATCCAGTAACCCAAATCTTGCTTTTTGTGGTTTTCACAACTGTTTATATTTTAATCTTGCTTGGAAACACTCTCataatttttttaactataacaGACCAATGTCTCCatacaccaatgtatttttttctttttaatctctCTTTACTGGACATTTTGTATTCTACATCACTTCTTCCTCGCATGTTGAAGGATTTACTTTCATTGCATAAATCCATTTCATTTGGAGAATGTGCAGCCCAGATGTATTTTGCCCTTTCATTTGGGATAGATGAATGCATTCTACTTGCAGTCATGGCTTATGATCGCTATATAGCTATATGCTACCCCTTACGTTATACAACTATTATCAAACAGTCTTTTTGTATTAAGATAGTTATAAGTATTTatatctgtggttttttttatatcaatttcTTATGTTGCACTTACATTGAATGTCAATCTCTGTGGACAtaacaaaataaaccattttatatGTGAAGTGCCAGAAATTATTTCATTGGGATGTGAAAATATATCAGTTGTTGAATTTGTGATATATTTAGGTGCCATTGTGATATTATTGACACCAGTAACTTTTATTGCTATTTCTTATATACAAATTATCCTAACAATCCTAAATCTTGCTTCTGGTGCTGGAAAACAAAAGGCCTTCTCTACCTGCAGCTCTCACATTATGGTGGTTACAATATTTTATGGCTCAGCTATGGCTGCATATGTGAAACCAAAATCTAGTTCTGTACCTGACAATGACAAAATAATTGCATTATTTTACGTGTTTCTAACACCATTGTTAAATCCCTTTATATATACGATCAGAAATAAAGATGTTAAAGAGTCTCTTAAGAAGTTAGATAGATTCATGTGATATTTTATATATCCATTATAGATATTTATtagaattgtattcaaattaattaaaaaaataaatgttatagtaAAAATTTAAGAGTGCTAGGTGGCAAAAAATTCCATATGTCCTGTTTTTACTATAGTCTATGGTAATGGAAGCAGGTtagtcgatattcgaagtcgaaggatttatattcgtaagtaaatctgcccttagatgttcgcattttttcttaaataacctcattcgagttgtgagtatgttcaaatttattagagtaaacaaattttaatttgacctttgataaatctgccccttagtatgttagaTATGTTTGTAAAGAGTAATATgaatacagtagggggtacatttactatgctcgagtgaaggattagaatataaaaaacttcaaatttcgaagtatttttttggtattttgactatcgaataggctactacgaccttcgacttcgatttgaacgattcgaactaaaaatcgttccaccattcgaccattcgatagtcgaagtactgtctctttaaaaaaacttcgattacatacttcggtagtttaaacctaccgaggtacaatgttagcctatggggaccttccccagcacttttctaagctttttttcatcgaagaaaaatccttctatCGATCGTTTAAAATCGCTctaatccttcgtttcgaaggatGTTATCgttggaacgatttttacttcgatcgatttACACAAAATCCTTcttattcgatattcgaaggatttaacttcgagggtcaaattcgagggtcaattaaccctcgattttcgacccttgataaatgtgcccctagatctGTGTGTGATAGCATTATTTTAAGTTTGTCATTAACGTGTACTGCCAGTTTTgttgtttgtgttgttttttaaatataattggtAAAATCAACAATGAGGTTTTGACTTGATTTTATGAAAGTAAAAGGGAAATCAATGAGATATTAGAACagcacattttatattattttatttgctttcaaataaaCTAAAGATGTATGAAGACTGTATATGACAGCACCACTAAAATGCCATTCAATACttagcatgtaaaaaaaaacccagtaaagCATAAACATAGAAGAATCTGTGCATGTATGTTTTAAGAGAACAGAATATTATCTGTATAATGAGCTCCTCTTGATAGTGTTAGTCatcgggcaaatttactaacactggTAATTATTAGAATTATACATGTCTATAAGTGACAATCCAATTGTCTTGCTccttggaaaaaaagtaaaaatattgattttctttatccttattaaaattaaaacatgttttacagtATCATCTAACAAAGATATTAATAGTAAGCATGGTAATAATCCCCTGCTTTCTGAAGGATATATTTGTGGCTTGCATAAAGTGATATCTTCTGGTCAGCCACTTGCCATCGAACAAAAATCTCCTGATCATGCATCTGTAGGTTctagaaagaagcagaagaggacATCAAGGCTAGTGGTTAATCAATAATCATAAATATATGAGCTTTATGTTTAAAATAACCATAGTTATTGGAATGCAAACGGTTTATGGACTGACCAGCCCTTAACCTGTGTTTATgggattattttatttgtttaattgtaTTTCATCATGTGACTGGTTTGTTGGGAGGTACAATAAACATAGATTATGACCTTCTTTAAATGTTTGGGCAAAGTGGGCAAAGTTAATACCATCTGTGATGTTTATGTGGTCTGTCCTACTATATTAATTGTTACCATGTGTATAATGGAAGTTTGCAAAAATCTTGTGGCTTTTACATACTAGTTCTAGGCTCTAGGTTCTCATTACTAGACTCTTATGTAGTATCATTGATTCTGTCACATTTAGTGAAGGAATATCACTGttttaaatctaaataaaaaattatgtatttttccaTGACtggagaaaattatttttaaattcacttGTTCcagtcaaattcatttttttccataactAAATGCAAATTCTTTTGattcatgttttttcataaatatattagtgactataaataatataaatggaagaaattcatacaggtatggaatcccttgtctggaaaactATTATCCAAAAAGGTCCAAAattcaggaaggccatcttccatagggctcattataaccaaataattctaatttttaaaaatgatttccttgtttgctttaataacaaattagtgccctgtacttgatggtaattaagctgcatgatCCATATTGGTGGTCAAACAATCATCTAGGGTTCATTAACATGTGTATAAAAATCTTGTGGCTTTTACATACTGGCTCTAGGTTCTAATTAATAGACTCCTATGTAGTATCATTTATTCTGTTACATTTAGTGAAGAAATATCACTGTTTTAAATCTAAATAACAaattgagaaaaatatttttaaattcacaTGTTCcactcaaattaattttttttccataaccaAATGCAAGTTCTTTTGATTcatgtttttcataaatatattaggaaataaaaaaaataaaataaattcatacaggtatggaatcccttgtctggaaacccattatccaaaaaggtcCAAAATTCAGGAAGTCCATCTTCCATAGggcccattataagcaaataattgtaatttttaaaaatgatttccttgtttgcTTTAATAACAAATTAGTGCCttgaacttgatggtaactaaggtgCATGATCCAAATTGGTGGTCAAACAATCatctagggtttatttaatgtttatattgcaAAACCCCAGTTTCCAAACATTCCAGATCAGTGTTTTCACACTGGCAGTCTGTGGGCCACCCTCCCTTTTTCAGCCCCCACATGAAATTCTGCCTACTGTGTCTGATTAACTTGCCCCTGTTTAaacttttaagtgccagcagaatttcacattttagtTTCACGAAATGccagacattttttaaatattttgtgctctctcactttaggggcagtTTCTGAGGGGAGAGCTTTAGTTTcgttttttcaggagaacctgagctttctaaaacTGCCTGCATTATCAtttatttccacctctgcaaagatttatagtgctaaataccaaaaaatatgaaaatatccaatttttcataatatatgaatttataccagaaaaatatttaattttacgcatgaaaatccaactgatttggaaagcctcgtgTCTCCCAAACATGCCAATagcagatatgtatagttttagggagatttaggacttctgtatagcaaaaactcccagcagtatattaccaaattttgaaagcattaaggcagaaaacggcatactttagattccaaggccaaaaaatcctgaaacaataGGTttacccctgaaaaccatatatttttgaaaactacACATTCGGTTGATTCCAAAATGgataactatgtctctctactcctaactaccaaacatcaaagcttgtctgaacataacagtttttataaaaatgtattaaaattcagaaaaatcacttcaaaggttttatttgctgctccacatatcccacactgtattaggtaccaagaaaaagcaccctaaatatgattgccaggggtcgactgaacagtttgatgtccaatgtgCACCGGTTTAtcaaagtatcaggcatttagaaatcccaatatgaagttagtgtatccaaattgtccaggactttacttcagctactgaaaaatcaacacatttactgcagaaatatatatttaccccccaaaaccatatatttttggaaagtacacattctaccaaatctaaaatgggtactcaTGCCTTTCTGCTCTAAACAACTGAGTTTCCCAAAATTgctggttttggtgaaatatctgaatatTGCCTCAAAGcatcaactttccagcattgtatcgtccatgtatcattaccagcataaagcatcctaaatatgaatgccaggagtctactaaacagtttgatgccaaataggCATAGATTtaacaaactatgtggcatacagagatccCTAAATccaatagtgcatatgaattctcaTGTATGACACTCTGggtactacaatataagcacccagtatgtgtattatgtgccatgagaccctcTAACTATACTTGCAGGCAGGAAAGgtgcaaggtctgtgtgaggtggatagcagagggaacttgGCTCCTTCCCGTCATCCATCAACCAGTAAAAGAAagtaggaaggcagcaaggagagaaagttccccctgccaaaggaatgcagagaaccAACGTACAGAACCTCAGCAGCTTTGATAGtcgtctgtgggaggaggggctgctagtggaTGCTGTAGAGCAGGTAGGAAAGTGAAAATAGtggcttccctgcaaaccatgtgacttcTCTCCTCCTCTCACTCATGGGCAgataggggagggggagtgtttAGCCGGATTCTCATGTCGCAGCGTGACTTGGCTTTTCaatacagagtggctgcctccaagcacacatgtaatgctgtgcctgctgtttgTACAGCACagaatgaatgtgtaatgagtTGATATGGAAGCcgccatgacaaaatacaaactaaaataacttatgtaTGGATTTGTGGATcatcattttatttgccagacagtgtttatggatgtgtgtattttataaaaatgcaaaaaaaaaaaagtttaaaacgatgacagattcccttta from the Xenopus laevis strain J_2021 chromosome 9_10L, Xenopus_laevis_v10.1, whole genome shotgun sequence genome contains:
- the LOC108701873 gene encoding olfactory receptor 1019; protein product: METIDSDKALIIGGNFNYTHDARDCNVPKKRDSSESVLRVLIIHFSLVDIWREQNPETDVFTYVRDPLVNKASENVRIYVYSLKMNNDTVTEFILLGLSNDPVTQILLFVVFTTVYILILLGNTLIIFLTITDQCLHTPMYFFLFNLSLLDILYSTSLLPRMLKDLLSLHKSISFGELFISVVFFISISYVALTLNVNLCGHNKINHFICEVPEIISLGCENISVVEFVIYLGAIVILLTPVTFIAISYIQIILTILNLASGAGKQKAFSTCSSHIMVVTIFYGSAMAAYVKPKSSSVPDNDKIIALFYVFLTPLLNPFIYTIRNKDVKESLKKMLSLERFLLRSIYTKSFLFDIRRI